From the Mycobacterium sp. 155 genome, the window GTCCGGATCGGGCTCGCCCCGGTGCTCGAAGAGGTGCCGCCGCCGACCCCGCGCCGGCCTGTCACTGACTTCCTCACCATCGCATAGGGATTCGTCATGCTGTTGCGATCAGTCCCGGCAGCGGTGAGACTCGGGAGATGATCAGAGTCTTCCTGGTTGACGACCACGAGCTGGTACGCCGCGGCCTGATCGATCTTCTCAGTGCCGACCCGGAGTTGGAAGTGATCGGTGAGGCGGATTCGGTGGCGCAGGCCCTGGCCCGGGTACCCGCGAGCGCGCCAGACGTCGCGGTGCTCGACGTGCGTTTGCCCGACGGTAACGGCATCGAGCTGTGCCGGGAGCTGTTGTCGCGCATACCCGATCTGCGATGCCTGATGTTGACCTCGTTCACCTCCGACGAGGCGATGCTGGATGCCATCCTCGCCGGTGCCAGCGGCTACGTCGTCAAGGACATCAAGGGGATGGAGCTCGCGCAGGCCATCAAGGAAGTCGGCGCCGGCCGGTCCCTGCTGGACAACCGGGCGGCCGCGGCGTTGATGGCCAAGCTACGCAGCAACGCCGAGCGTGCCGACCCGCTGTCAGGCCTGACCCAGCAGGAGCGCGTTCTGTTGGAGCTGCTGGGCGAAGGCCTGACCAACAAGCAGATCGCAGCCAGGATGTTCCTCGCCGAGAAGACCGTGAAAAACTACGTATCGCGCTTACTGGCCAAGCTCGGCATGGAGCGACGGACTCAGGCTGCAGTCTTCGTCTCCAAACTGGACCGACCCGGCTAGGTTGGTCGGGTGGCCGACGATCTGCGAGGAACGCTGTCGCAGTTGCGATTGCGTGAATTGCTGACCGAGGTTCAAGAGCGGGTCGAGCAGATGCTGACCGGTCGGGACCGCCTCGACGGGCTGGTCGAGGCGATGCTGGCGGTGACCTCAGGGCTCGAGCTCGATGTCACGCTCAGCACCATCGTGCACACCGCGATCCAACTGGTCGACGCCCGTTACGGTGCCCTGGGTGTCCGCGGCGACGCTCATGAGC encodes:
- a CDS encoding response regulator transcription factor produces the protein MIRVFLVDDHELVRRGLIDLLSADPELEVIGEADSVAQALARVPASAPDVAVLDVRLPDGNGIELCRELLSRIPDLRCLMLTSFTSDEAMLDAILAGASGYVVKDIKGMELAQAIKEVGAGRSLLDNRAAAALMAKLRSNAERADPLSGLTQQERVLLELLGEGLTNKQIAARMFLAEKTVKNYVSRLLAKLGMERRTQAAVFVSKLDRPG